The Mixophyes fleayi isolate aMixFle1 chromosome 1, aMixFle1.hap1, whole genome shotgun sequence genome includes a region encoding these proteins:
- the LOC142103720 gene encoding N-acetyltransferase 8B-like, whose product MSDYFIRVYKDSDYHVARDLFASGNEEHSMKLFYHALGLPNVWLPLMAVFILALNSVSVTMSILAVTMAVFCVWFGARDMYTSYGQFVLSDDMLDIRKYYLQREGSCFWVAELEGEVVGTVAALPSPLPGGERHLELKRLAVSKAHRGKGIAKLLCRTLIDFARKRGCDAVVLTTTLAQTDAWTLYEKMGFRQTHTYYPPKLLAKQLDFRLLTYQYDIP is encoded by the coding sequence ATGTCTGATTACTTTATCCGAGTATACAAGGACTCTGACTACCATGTGGCCAGGGACCTCTTTGCTTCTGGAAATGAGGAGCACAGTATGAAATTATTTTACCATGCGTTAGGACTACCAAATGTCTGGCTTCCATTGATGGCTGTGTTCATTCTTGCATTGAACTCCGTGTCTGTTACTATGTCCATCCTCGCAGTGACCATggctgttttctgtgtttggttTGGAGCCCGGGATATGTACACATCCTATGGTCAGTTCGTACTGTCTGATGACATGTTGGACATCCGGAAATATTACCTGCAGCGGGAAGGCAGCTGTTTCTGGGTGGCTGAGTTAGAGGGGGAGGTTGTAGGGACAGTGGCTGCtctcccttcccctctccctGGTGGAGAAAGGCACTTGGAACTGAAGCGACTTGCAGTGTCCAAAGCACACAGAGGTAAAGGAATTGCCAAACTGTTGTGCAGGACCTTGATTGACTTTGCCCGTAAGAGAGGCTGTGACGCGGTTGTGCTGACAACCACATTAGCACAGACTGATGCCTGGACCTTGTATGAGAAGATGGGCTTCAGACAAACGCACACATATTATCCTCCAAAACTCTTGGCAAAACAGCTTGATTTTAGACTCCTGACCTACCAATATGATATCCCGTAA